From Trueperaceae bacterium, a single genomic window includes:
- the tuf gene encoding elongation factor Tu (EF-Tu; promotes GTP-dependent binding of aminoacyl-tRNA to the A-site of ribosomes during protein biosynthesis; when the tRNA anticodon matches the mRNA codon, GTP hydrolysis results; the inactive EF-Tu-GDP leaves the ribosome and release of GDP is promoted by elongation factor Ts; many prokaryotes have two copies of the gene encoding EF-Tu), with protein PGGVEMVMPGDNVELGVELIKPIAMEEGLRFAIREGGRTVGAGVVTAVTK; from the coding sequence GCCTGGTGGGGTGGAGATGGTTATGCCGGGGGATAATGTTGAGCTTGGGGTTGAGTTGATCAAGCCGATCGCGATGGAGGAGGGTCTCCGGTTCGCGATCCGTGAGGGTGGTCGTACCGTTGGTGCGGGCGTCGTCACGGCGGTAACGAAGTAA